In one window of Natrinema halophilum DNA:
- a CDS encoding MFS transporter: MSVQKLSSRRQVSFVLALAELLTMSLWFSATAAAPELAAMWELTPGETAWLTIAVQLGFVVGALLSTLFTLSDVFKPQHLFAGSAFFGAGVTVIIAGFVSSAVPAIILRFLTGMALAGVYPPGMKIMAGWFQERRGFAVSVLIGSLTLGSALPFFLRGFGGVGRPEVVLYGAAAMAVVGGLLALLLESGPHQAPAAPFDPRAIGRIVKERGTMLANGGYFGHMLELYAVWTWIPAYLTASFAANGNVDKTSQFVSFLAFATIAVGSVGAIVAGWAADRVGRTAVTSASMAISGTACLAAGFLFHSSVFVLIPFLLIWGFAIVADSAQFSVCITELTDKRYVGSALTFQTAIGFLLTTVTIQLTPIVADVVGWQWAFAPLAIGPAFGILSMLYLRITPEALQLAGGRK, encoded by the coding sequence ATGAGTGTACAAAAATTGTCTAGCAGGCGACAGGTTAGCTTCGTGCTCGCCTTGGCGGAACTGCTGACTATGTCACTCTGGTTCAGCGCCACGGCGGCGGCACCAGAACTGGCGGCTATGTGGGAATTGACCCCAGGCGAAACCGCGTGGCTCACTATCGCCGTCCAACTGGGTTTCGTGGTTGGAGCACTTCTGTCGACCCTTTTCACCCTCTCTGACGTCTTTAAACCACAACATCTGTTCGCCGGTTCTGCGTTCTTCGGAGCCGGCGTCACGGTGATCATTGCTGGGTTCGTAAGTAGCGCAGTACCGGCCATCATCCTCCGGTTCCTCACAGGAATGGCATTGGCAGGCGTGTATCCACCTGGAATGAAGATCATGGCCGGCTGGTTCCAGGAAAGACGCGGATTTGCCGTGAGTGTATTGATTGGATCTTTGACACTCGGTTCTGCGCTCCCGTTTTTCCTCAGGGGATTCGGCGGCGTCGGGCGACCGGAGGTCGTCCTCTACGGCGCCGCAGCCATGGCAGTCGTTGGGGGGTTGCTCGCACTACTCCTCGAATCGGGACCGCACCAGGCGCCCGCAGCACCGTTTGACCCGCGTGCCATTGGACGGATCGTCAAGGAGCGGGGAACGATGCTCGCGAACGGTGGATATTTCGGCCATATGCTCGAGTTGTACGCCGTATGGACCTGGATTCCTGCATATCTGACGGCGAGCTTTGCCGCGAACGGGAACGTCGACAAGACGTCCCAATTCGTGTCGTTTCTCGCGTTCGCCACAATCGCCGTCGGCAGTGTCGGCGCCATCGTCGCAGGATGGGCGGCCGACAGGGTAGGGCGGACGGCGGTCACGAGCGCGAGCATGGCGATCAGCGGAACAGCCTGTCTCGCTGCAGGATTCCTCTTCCACAGTTCGGTATTCGTTCTCATCCCGTTCCTCTTGATCTGGGGCTTCGCCATCGTAGCCGACTCTGCCCAGTTTTCCGTCTGCATCACCGAACTCACGGACAAACGGTACGTCGGTTCGGCGTTGACGTTCCAGACTGCGATCGGGTTCTTGCTCACGACTGTGACGATTCAACTCACACCGATTGTAGCCGACGTCGTCGGGTGGCAGTGGGCGTTCGCCCCGCTGGCCATTGGACCAGCATTTGGCATCCTCTCGATGCTGTACCTGCGGATAACGCCGGAAGCGCTCCAACTCGCCGGCGGCCGAAAGTAG
- a CDS encoding acyl-CoA carboxylase subunit beta, with product MDSDDRLSIEQKLEEIQQLKAEVSDGNRPEAVEQRRESGALTTRERIDHLCDDNSFEEVGKLVSPMPSTPETYDWTREDAPADGLVAGVGEIDGTPVSIAANDFTVKGGSVGNTGNKKIQRVLDIAVRNGHPVILLMEGTGGRIEEGLDSRAFAQGDNVGIFDRLTKLSGWAPIVCAILGPGFGAPTNFSALADYVVMHSERGSMGIVGPPLIRAGLGTDVEYEDFDAEFHTRETGMADRAFETEEACLDSITTFLSHFPKNADGQPPVDEGYEQPYTDDVEALIDVVPSNPKKGYDIHGVLDGIVDRNSLYELKPNFARNIVTGFARIEGQPIGIVANNPRFLAGSLDVNATHKTARFISLCDAFDLPIVFLADTPGFMPGLDSEREAIARHGAKVLYELSRATTPILNVTIRRAYGLGYFAMAGGETVDNELRAVWPSAEIAVMGIDGAVDVAYRREIEAADDPKQKRQEIIDKFTDRTGPVRAAEHFGVDKVLDPRETRKVVSRVLARSSSRNPDGWPSKKHGVTPI from the coding sequence ATGGATTCTGACGACCGGTTGAGTATCGAACAGAAACTTGAGGAAATCCAACAGCTCAAAGCGGAAGTATCCGACGGCAACCGGCCGGAAGCCGTCGAACAGCGCCGGGAATCTGGCGCACTCACGACGCGGGAGCGCATTGATCATCTCTGTGATGATAACAGTTTCGAGGAGGTCGGGAAACTGGTTTCGCCGATGCCGAGCACACCCGAGACGTACGACTGGACCCGAGAAGACGCACCCGCCGACGGCCTGGTCGCCGGGGTCGGCGAGATCGACGGAACGCCAGTCTCGATCGCAGCGAACGACTTCACCGTCAAAGGCGGGTCTGTCGGGAACACCGGCAACAAGAAGATACAGCGCGTGCTCGATATCGCAGTCCGCAACGGTCACCCCGTGATCCTGCTCATGGAAGGCACGGGTGGCCGGATCGAGGAAGGCCTCGACTCCCGCGCATTCGCACAGGGTGACAACGTCGGCATTTTCGATAGACTCACGAAACTGTCGGGCTGGGCGCCGATCGTTTGTGCCATCCTCGGCCCGGGCTTCGGTGCGCCGACGAACTTCTCAGCGCTCGCAGACTACGTGGTCATGCACTCAGAGCGCGGGTCGATGGGTATCGTTGGCCCGCCGCTCATTCGCGCTGGTCTCGGAACCGACGTCGAGTACGAGGATTTCGACGCCGAGTTTCACACCCGCGAGACTGGCATGGCCGACCGCGCCTTCGAGACCGAGGAAGCGTGCCTCGATTCGATCACCACGTTCCTATCGCACTTCCCAAAAAACGCTGACGGCCAACCGCCGGTCGACGAGGGGTACGAACAACCCTACACCGATGACGTTGAAGCGCTCATCGACGTCGTGCCGTCCAACCCGAAGAAGGGCTACGACATTCACGGCGTCCTTGATGGGATCGTCGACAGAAACTCGCTATACGAATTGAAGCCAAACTTCGCGCGAAACATCGTCACCGGCTTTGCGCGCATCGAAGGCCAACCTATCGGCATCGTCGCGAACAATCCGAGATTCCTCGCGGGATCACTCGACGTCAACGCCACCCACAAGACAGCCCGGTTTATCAGTCTGTGTGACGCCTTCGATCTTCCTATCGTGTTTCTGGCCGACACCCCTGGGTTCATGCCCGGTCTCGACTCGGAACGCGAGGCGATCGCCCGCCACGGTGCGAAGGTCCTGTACGAACTGAGCCGGGCGACGACTCCCATTCTTAATGTGACCATCCGCCGGGCCTACGGACTTGGGTATTTTGCGATGGCCGGAGGCGAAACTGTTGACAACGAACTCAGGGCAGTCTGGCCGTCGGCGGAGATCGCCGTCATGGGTATCGACGGTGCTGTCGACGTGGCCTACCGGCGCGAAATCGAAGCCGCCGACGATCCCAAACAGAAACGACAGGAGATCATTGACAAGTTCACGGATCGGACCGGTCCGGTTCGGGCTGCAGAGCACTTCGGCGTCGACAAAGTGTTAGATCCGAGGGAAACACGAAAAGTCGTTTCGAGAGTCTTAGCGAGATCTTCGTCCCGGAACCCCGATGGCTGGCCGTCGAAAAAACACGGAGTTACACCGATCTGA
- a CDS encoding acyl-CoA carboxylase subunit beta gives MEISIDDTVTSDEAIAIVTAVANHFGHSIELVDTTSDETVVTAEPGDDGPAETGDDGPTDEEIQTERERRVVEAIDDILTGGPERGHEKIEQLGKLFVRERLDLIFDEINWEDGTFARYDSDDRLPADGIVTGSGTIDGRTVFFIANDYTVKAGTRSTMSTEKQLRIQERAEEVGAPILFLVDSAGARITDQSGLFADRYRGGKTFFNQARSSGNIPQIGVLYGPCVAGAAYTPVFCDFLMMVDQMSAMSIASPRMIEQVTGEETTLQNLGGPDIHATESGSVDLVVDDEFEAADRIRDVISYLPQNHTELPPKTSPSQPSTNPSRTNSVIPANPNTPYDVHELIDCVIDDNSWLEFKPTFASELVTGFGRIDGRPVGVLANQPNTRSGAIYPDSSEKAAGFIWKCDAFNIPLVYLCDTPGFMVGRQVESEGILQKGRKFIYATSNATVPRFCVVVRKAYGAGIFAMSGPAFEPDSTIALPSAEIAVMGPKAAIHAVYANQIEEIDDPKERQQFIEDKREEYRQDIDIFKLSSKMAIDELIPAARLRKQLAARLETYETKPSPDQKHGSILF, from the coding sequence ATGGAAATCTCGATAGACGATACTGTGACATCTGACGAAGCGATAGCCATCGTCACGGCTGTCGCGAACCACTTCGGCCACTCTATCGAACTCGTTGATACGACGAGCGACGAAACGGTCGTAACAGCAGAGCCGGGTGACGACGGGCCAGCAGAGACGGGTGACGACGGGCCGACCGACGAGGAGATCCAGACGGAACGAGAGCGGCGGGTGGTCGAAGCGATCGACGACATTCTCACAGGTGGCCCCGAACGGGGCCACGAGAAGATCGAGCAGTTAGGGAAACTCTTCGTCAGGGAACGACTCGATCTGATCTTCGACGAGATCAATTGGGAGGATGGAACCTTCGCCAGATATGACTCAGACGACCGGCTTCCGGCAGATGGTATCGTCACGGGAAGCGGAACGATCGACGGCCGAACGGTGTTTTTTATCGCGAACGACTACACGGTGAAAGCCGGCACCCGGAGCACGATGAGCACCGAAAAACAGCTTCGCATCCAGGAACGAGCGGAAGAAGTCGGTGCTCCGATTCTGTTTCTGGTCGACAGCGCCGGTGCCAGGATTACCGATCAATCGGGGCTGTTCGCCGATCGTTACCGCGGCGGCAAGACGTTTTTCAACCAGGCCCGCTCCTCTGGGAACATCCCTCAGATCGGCGTCCTGTACGGTCCGTGCGTAGCCGGGGCCGCGTACACGCCCGTCTTCTGTGATTTCTTGATGATGGTCGACCAGATGTCTGCAATGTCAATTGCGAGTCCTCGCATGATCGAACAAGTTACTGGCGAGGAAACGACCTTGCAGAATCTAGGCGGACCGGACATACACGCGACCGAGTCGGGTAGCGTAGACCTCGTCGTCGACGACGAATTCGAAGCCGCAGATCGGATCAGGGATGTTATCTCGTACCTTCCGCAGAACCACACAGAACTGCCGCCGAAGACGTCACCATCCCAACCGTCGACGAACCCGTCACGGACGAATTCGGTTATCCCGGCCAACCCGAACACTCCCTACGACGTCCACGAACTCATCGATTGCGTCATCGACGACAATTCGTGGCTCGAATTCAAACCCACATTCGCTTCCGAACTAGTCACAGGATTCGGTCGCATCGACGGGCGGCCCGTCGGCGTGCTCGCTAATCAGCCTAACACGCGGAGCGGGGCGATCTATCCCGACTCGAGTGAGAAGGCAGCGGGTTTCATCTGGAAGTGCGACGCGTTCAACATACCACTGGTTTATCTGTGTGATACGCCCGGTTTCATGGTCGGGAGGCAAGTCGAATCCGAAGGGATCCTCCAGAAAGGACGGAAGTTCATCTACGCGACTTCGAACGCAACCGTGCCGAGGTTCTGTGTCGTCGTCAGAAAAGCCTACGGTGCCGGCATCTTTGCCATGAGCGGTCCGGCCTTCGAGCCTGACTCGACCATCGCCCTTCCGAGCGCCGAAATAGCAGTAATGGGGCCGAAAGCGGCAATTCACGCCGTCTACGCGAATCAAATCGAGGAGATCGACGATCCCAAGGAACGCCAACAGTTCATCGAGGACAAACGCGAGGAGTACAGACAAGATATTGATATTTTCAAACTGAGCTCCAAGATGGCTATCGATGAACTCATTCCCGCTGCGCGACTCCGCAAACAGTTGGCAGCCAGGCTGGAGACGTACGAAACGAAGCCGTCACCGGATCAGAAGCACGGCAGCATCCTGTTTTGA
- a CDS encoding acyl-CoA dehydrogenase family protein — MEENLRQKVDECGEVLKERSVAVDQEGEFPAENFELLHEKGLLALGGGTDYGGYDAGPGGDYRLFLEVLEEFARACANTAHSFGTHSVALATIKEIGTEEQHAYFTEQVAENGDVFGFYATEPEVLKEGTSFAEFDTTASRVDGGWEVNGVKGFATNSTYANYHMVYAIEEGGDMSDIRLLVVEDDADGLTIKDTWDSMGQRATASGLAEFDGVFVPDDHAIGGPGDISAYAHIPQSFALIFGMLMTGIAQSALDFTKWYLENESKPPANLPSLSHDEQVQLRVGDMRSQIEAARQLNYWAGDRLAAFEEDPDLGQEASKAIKIAKVTAADTSVEAATRMFQVCGARATSERYRSGQILRNARTLSLEDIVDKQKGDIAKIELGVESDGGRYG, encoded by the coding sequence ATGGAGGAAAACTTACGACAGAAAGTTGATGAGTGTGGGGAAGTGCTCAAAGAGCGCTCTGTTGCAGTCGATCAGGAAGGCGAATTCCCCGCGGAGAACTTCGAACTGCTCCACGAGAAGGGTTTGCTTGCCCTCGGAGGTGGAACGGACTACGGAGGATACGATGCCGGACCTGGCGGCGATTACCGTCTCTTTCTGGAGGTGTTAGAGGAGTTCGCGCGAGCCTGTGCGAACACTGCTCACAGTTTTGGTACGCACTCCGTCGCGCTGGCGACGATCAAAGAGATCGGGACCGAGGAGCAACATGCGTACTTCACGGAGCAGGTCGCCGAAAACGGAGACGTCTTCGGGTTCTATGCGACCGAACCCGAAGTGTTGAAGGAAGGGACCAGTTTCGCGGAGTTCGATACGACGGCTTCTCGCGTCGACGGCGGCTGGGAGGTCAACGGAGTCAAAGGGTTCGCGACGAACTCGACATACGCTAACTACCACATGGTTTACGCGATCGAGGAAGGCGGGGATATGTCCGATATCCGATTGCTCGTCGTCGAGGACGACGCCGATGGCCTCACCATCAAGGACACGTGGGACTCCATGGGACAGCGCGCGACCGCCAGTGGTCTCGCCGAGTTCGACGGCGTCTTCGTTCCAGACGACCACGCCATCGGCGGGCCAGGGGACATTTCCGCATACGCCCACATCCCGCAGTCGTTCGCACTGATCTTCGGTATGCTCATGACGGGTATCGCTCAATCGGCACTGGATTTCACAAAGTGGTACCTGGAGAACGAATCCAAGCCGCCAGCGAACTTGCCCTCACTGAGTCACGACGAACAGGTCCAGCTGAGAGTCGGCGACATGCGGAGCCAAATTGAAGCCGCGCGACAGCTGAACTACTGGGCCGGCGACCGCCTCGCAGCCTTCGAAGAGGATCCCGACCTCGGACAGGAAGCCTCCAAAGCCATCAAGATCGCGAAGGTGACGGCCGCAGACACGAGCGTCGAAGCCGCGACGCGGATGTTTCAGGTGTGTGGCGCACGGGCCACCAGTGAACGCTACCGCTCGGGGCAGATCCTCCGGAACGCTCGAACGCTTTCGCTCGAAGACATCGTCGACAAACAGAAAGGCGACATCGCGAAGATAGAGTTGGGTGTAGAGTCGGACGGCGGTCGATACGGATAA
- a CDS encoding enoyl-CoA hydratase/isomerase family protein produces the protein MTEETNAIETGNDHLSVEQSDDGYVVWATLNRPESHNALSMQIREGLLRTARAIDDSPVRVLVIRGAGGTFCSGGDLDSMGEKTKATDYQQDLSLADLASAFADLSALTVAAVEGYCLAGGLGLASSCDFVVADEEATFGTPEMNTGLFPMQAMAAIMRVVDTRKGLQMLFTGEPVDAATAEKIGLVTELFESGDFESAVREYVSTLANNNPVAIEMGKRAFYTQRDMDYDAALEYLRDAFAVLVVSDEAREGIQAFRDDRDPAWANR, from the coding sequence ATGACCGAAGAGACGAACGCGATCGAAACTGGCAACGACCACCTCAGCGTCGAGCAGTCAGATGACGGGTACGTCGTATGGGCGACGCTCAATCGCCCCGAATCGCACAACGCGTTATCGATGCAGATTCGTGAGGGACTGCTCCGCACTGCCCGGGCGATCGACGACTCACCAGTGCGCGTGCTCGTGATCCGCGGAGCAGGCGGTACGTTCTGCTCCGGCGGAGATCTCGACTCGATGGGCGAGAAGACAAAGGCGACCGACTATCAACAAGATCTGTCACTGGCCGACCTCGCTTCGGCCTTCGCCGACTTGAGCGCGCTCACAGTCGCCGCCGTCGAAGGGTACTGTCTGGCTGGCGGTCTCGGTCTGGCGTCGTCGTGTGACTTCGTCGTCGCCGACGAGGAGGCGACTTTCGGCACGCCGGAGATGAACACCGGGCTATTTCCGATGCAGGCCATGGCCGCGATCATGCGAGTGGTCGACACTCGGAAAGGCCTCCAGATGCTGTTCACCGGCGAACCCGTCGACGCCGCAACAGCCGAGAAAATCGGCCTCGTGACCGAGTTGTTCGAAAGTGGTGACTTCGAATCGGCAGTTCGCGAGTACGTGTCGACCCTCGCCAACAACAACCCAGTCGCTATTGAGATGGGAAAGCGGGCGTTCTACACGCAACGTGACATGGATTACGACGCCGCCCTTGAATATCTACGTGACGCATTCGCAGTGCTCGTCGTCAGCGACGAGGCGCGCGAGGGGATCCAGGCGTTCAGAGACGACCGCGATCCTGCATGGGCAAACAGATGA